The DNA segment ccgacttggacctctggaccggaaccgaccccatatttagggtagtgaacccgttctgtattttatgtttgatcggttctcgggtcgggtcgggtcgggtagggtcgggtttttccttttgctcacccctaatttAAAGAACTTTTCAAGCTCCACCACATAAAGAACCCATGGATCTACCATCTTAAAACTAATTTAAGAGGAACACATATATTGAAAATTAGTTGCTATGCGGTCAACGCGTGCTACCACTTTAATCCCGTTGTCCGAAAACGAAAGTTTCCACACTTATTACATCCCAAACACGAAATGTAAACAAAAACATGTTGATCAATGATCATCACATGCCataaaataaaacattatattaagGTTCCTAATTCACAATACTTTACTACATATGAAGCAAAACAAAGGTACCTCGGATGTGGCGAACCCTTGATAGGCTTCTGACCGTATTTCCTCCAAGAATACTCATCCGGAGGGATATCCGCAAGCTTGTTACTAATTGCAGGCACTTTGATTGACCTCTTAATCCTATGTTTTCtgatcaaacaaaataaatataaacaaattAGTATCTtagttattataaaaaaaaagtatataaTTTCATAGTTATGAAATGTATGATGATATTAAGTTATTAACCTCTTTTTGGAGCAATGGCATCTACCAGAACTCCCACATTTCACACTCCCATCATCACCCCTAACCGAACACCGCCTTTTGTGCTGGTACGCACCTTGATCAGCGGAATGAGACGAACCGATTAACCGAAACGAACCCCCATCCAAACTAGCCACACTCCCTTCAATACTTAAAGAAGACATAAAAGACCTATTTGAAGAAATTGTAGGGGTGCAAGTTGAGCTATCAAAATTCAAACTAATCCCACTACTACTACTACGCCTATACATCATCTCAGCTTGCTGTTTGAGTTTCTGCTGTTGAAGGAAATGGTAATTAGAGTTAGGGTGAGGGGTATTTTGGGGAATGTGAAGATTATGCTTCCCATTTGAGCTTAGTTCTAGTGAAGGCTGAAGGTTAAGGTTGTTACTGTTGTTCCCTAAAGATAAAGTGTTCTTAACATTAACAACATTTGATCCAGTTTCTTTAACTGGATGAGAATCTAACAAAAGCTGTAAAGGTTTTGGTGGCTGGTGGTGGATGAATGTGGTGGAGTTGTCTTGAAGCATGCTTTGTGAAATAGGGGGTGAAATTTTTTTGACCATTTTAACCCTAGCATGACCTACACCATTATCAAGTAAAGTTACAACTTTCTTGAACTTAACTACTGCATCCCCTGTTTGAACCATTAAGTTTTTGTACTGAGTTTGATCTTGTGGTTTACCCAAAAGAGTAAGAATTTTATGGCAACTTTCAACGGCAGCTCTATTAGCAGCTTCAACTTCCTCCATATCTTCACTCAAAACTAAAAATTAACAAAAACCCACCTCCAAAaatccaagaaacctatatcacaacattaaacaaaaaaaacccataaataaaaactaaaactTGAACAGAAAGAATATGTTATTGAACAAAATCTTGAAAATGGTTACCTTGTTTTTGGTGTGATTATGAGTAAATTAAGGGGAAACTGTTAGAAAGATTATGAAAAGGAAGAAAACCCAGATGGAAACAAGGGTAAAAAACAAGTTAACTGAAGAAATCAAGATGAAAAACGTTATAATTTGGGGAAAGTTGGGAGCTTTTAGAAGAGGGTTGTAAAAACCCTAGAACAAGATTCTTTAAATCACCATATGGGGTAGTGGGATTGAGAGAAAGAGGTGTGAAAGAGAAGACTTTTGTTGCTTCACGTAGAGAGAATTCACACAcccaaaagaaagaaaaatggcatgttattatatttaaaattcctcagttttctagagagagagaggaactGCTGTAATAAAATCCGGATGAGAGAGAGAGTAAATAAAGAACAAGTAGAGCAAGAAGAGGAGGTCAGGGGAGAAAACTGCCGTCTGTGTCACATATTTCAAAAGTGGGTCCCACCAGGGGATTGGAGAGAATAATGTAATGTATTAATATTAGTATTAGATTAGAATAAATAAAGAATTGCCAATGAAATGAGGTATCGGTGGGATTTATGGGGAAAAACTTGATGTTTCTTATTACGACTTAAATTTGACTTTCACTCTCTCTACTGTCGTGTCTTTGGGCAGATGAAGTTGGCGGCGGTCGAATAGTCGATTTTGGCTATAACGTTCGATGTCACGATAATTGATACATCGTtccttgccgttaaaaaaaagaataaataaaGAATTGAAGTAAAATAGCATTTACATAAGTGTTGGAATATTTTAATGGTTGATTTATATTTGTAGCTTAAATTAATTGCGATTAATTATGTAAGATTATAATAATTTTGAATACATGTTCAGCTTTATCATTTATAGTTTTTATATACACTTACTTTCCGTGAGTTGCTACGCTACGTTATCGTGGACATTCGATCAGTACTGGTTCGATTCGTTACGATACCAGTGTAATATATGGACTAGGTATAGAAATCAACAAGATGTTTTATATCGACCGAAAGATAAAAACGAACACCGAGATTGCCAGAGGCACCGTTGTTCGAACGGTAGTGATCGGTCTAAATCGTCATGGTACCGGTACCAATGTTCATTTATCAAAACCGGTAGTGAATTGATATTGTATGGTCGGTTTTGATTCGATCCATTATGATAACGATATTGTATCCATTATGAAACGAGAAATaatcaaattaaataataaacaaaatctttaaaaaataatatatataacttaAATTACTATTCATCACAAGTTGTAAGGTgactaatatatataaaaaaagctAGGTTACATTCATGTGCATTCTGGCGATACGTTATCGTGGCGTTCGAACAGTTTCGGTTCGGTTCGTTACAGTACTGGTACGATACATGCACTCAAATCAGCACGTGTTTTATATTGCCGAAAACGATAAAAAATGAACACCGGTATCGACACTAGCAGCGATGTTgttctatattttttttgtacTGCATTTGCTAGCTGACGACAATCGCTGACCAGCCACCAAATTTTTGACACGTGTTATGTACGTGTAACAGTATTTTGGACTTTGCACCTCGATGCAGCAGCAAAACTGTTACGTGTGTAACACGCATTATCCAATACTTGTTTTTGTTTAGGTAAGCTACTTTTTGCAAGTTGATTTGGTGATGCTCAGTATGTTATTCGTTATTTAGTTTAAAGTATGTACGTTTCATGTGAAACATAAACAATATCCCACTCGTGTTT comes from the Helianthus annuus cultivar XRQ/B chromosome 4, HanXRQr2.0-SUNRISE, whole genome shotgun sequence genome and includes:
- the LOC110936976 gene encoding probable WRKY transcription factor 21; this encodes MEEVEAANRAAVESCHKILTLLGKPQDQTQYKNLMVQTGDAVVKFKKVVTLLDNGVGHARVKMVKKISPPISQSMLQDNSTTFIHHQPPKPLQLLLDSHPVKETGSNVVNVKNTLSLGNNSNNLNLQPSLELSSNGKHNLHIPQNTPHPNSNYHFLQQQKLKQQAEMMYRRSSSSGISLNFDSSTCTPTISSNRSFMSSLSIEGSVASLDGGSFRLIGSSHSADQGAYQHKRRCSVRGDDGSVKCGSSGRCHCSKKRKHRIKRSIKVPAISNKLADIPPDEYSWRKYGQKPIKGSPHPRGYYKCSSMRGCPARKHVERCLEDSTMLIVTYEGEHNHPRLPSQSANT